The following are encoded in a window of Arthrobacter sp. SLBN-100 genomic DNA:
- a CDS encoding MmgE/PrpD family protein: MVKEHHVRVYKSEENLPREDQLAHKIAVVAADPVDVAPEVTEMVINRIIDNASVAIASLNRAPIVAARAQALTHGPSTGGKGAKVFGIGERVSPEWAAWANGVAVRELDYHDTFLAADYSHPGDNIPPILAVAQHTGASGRDLIRGIATGYEIQVNLVKAICLHKHKIDHVAHLGPSAAAGIGTLLGLEVETIFQSVGQALHTTTATRQSRKGEISTWKAHAPAFAGKMAVEAADRAMRGQTSPVPIYEGEDGVIAWLLDGPDASYEVPLPLPGEAKRAILDTYTKEHSAEYQAQAWIDLARKLNREHPEATDPGNVKSVLIKTSHHTHNVIGSGANDPQKYSPTASRETLDHSIPYIFTVALQDGAWHHVDSYSPARAARPATVELWQKVTTEEDPEWTRRYHSLDISEKAFGGSVEITLTDDTVITDEIAVADAHPLGARPFGRAEYINKFRTLAAGLVEEAEIERFLAAVERLPELAAGELDQLNITAAPGVIDLDAAPKGLF; this comes from the coding sequence ATGGTTAAGGAACATCACGTTCGTGTGTACAAGAGCGAGGAAAACCTTCCCCGCGAGGACCAGTTGGCGCACAAGATCGCCGTGGTGGCCGCCGACCCGGTTGACGTGGCGCCGGAGGTGACGGAGATGGTGATCAACCGGATCATCGACAACGCCTCGGTGGCCATCGCATCGCTGAACCGGGCACCGATCGTCGCCGCCCGTGCCCAGGCCCTCACCCATGGGCCTTCCACTGGCGGAAAGGGCGCGAAGGTCTTCGGGATTGGCGAACGGGTCTCCCCTGAGTGGGCGGCCTGGGCCAACGGCGTGGCCGTTCGTGAACTCGATTACCACGACACGTTCCTGGCAGCGGACTATTCTCATCCCGGGGACAACATCCCGCCCATCCTGGCCGTCGCCCAGCACACCGGGGCCAGCGGCAGAGACCTGATCCGCGGCATTGCCACGGGCTACGAGATCCAGGTCAACCTGGTCAAGGCGATCTGCCTACACAAGCACAAGATCGACCACGTCGCCCACCTCGGACCATCCGCCGCTGCCGGCATCGGCACACTGCTGGGCCTCGAAGTGGAAACAATTTTCCAGTCCGTCGGCCAGGCACTGCACACCACCACCGCAACCCGTCAGTCCCGTAAGGGTGAGATCTCCACCTGGAAGGCGCACGCCCCGGCGTTTGCCGGAAAGATGGCGGTGGAGGCCGCGGACCGGGCGATGCGCGGCCAGACTTCCCCGGTGCCGATCTATGAAGGCGAGGACGGCGTGATTGCCTGGCTGCTGGACGGCCCGGACGCCTCCTACGAGGTGCCGCTGCCCCTGCCCGGTGAGGCCAAGCGCGCCATCCTGGACACCTACACCAAAGAACACTCCGCCGAGTACCAGGCCCAGGCCTGGATCGACCTCGCCCGGAAACTCAACCGTGAGCACCCCGAAGCTACCGACCCGGGCAACGTGAAGTCCGTGCTGATCAAGACCAGCCACCACACACACAACGTGATCGGTTCCGGCGCCAACGATCCGCAGAAGTACAGCCCCACCGCCTCCCGGGAAACCCTTGACCACTCCATCCCCTACATCTTCACTGTCGCCCTGCAGGACGGGGCCTGGCACCACGTGGACTCCTACTCCCCCGCCCGCGCCGCGCGACCGGCCACCGTGGAGCTGTGGCAGAAAGTCACCACCGAGGAAGACCCGGAATGGACCCGCCGCTACCACTCACTGGACATCAGTGAGAAGGCCTTCGGCGGTTCCGTGGAAATCACCCTCACCGACGACACCGTGATCACGGATGAGATCGCCGTCGCTGACGCCCACCCCCTCGGTGCCCGCCCCTTCGGACGCGCTGAATACATCAACAAGTTCCGGACCCTCGCCGCCGGCCTCGTCGAGGAGGCCGAAATCGAAAGGTTCCTCGCCGCCGTCGAACGCCTCCCCGAACTCGCCGCGGGCGAGCTGGACCAGCTGAACATCACCGCCGCCCCCGGCGTCATCGACCTGGACGCCGCACCCAAGGGACTCTTCTAA
- a CDS encoding GntR family transcriptional regulator translates to MRASERAYQVLREDIVEWRLLPGTVLAEVEQSERLGVSRTPLREALGRLSAEGLTQAAGGRGVVVTDISLDDVAELFELREILECRAAALAAQRGNPSVFVSLHRELLDAPTLLTAADPARHTYYALVTRLDEAIDSSISNSYLGQAMRSLRVHLVRIRRLAAEDADRLTAAAAEHAAIAEAIADGKPRLAEAATTLHLHRSLAHIKATHPSLSKEHHG, encoded by the coding sequence ATGCGTGCTAGTGAACGGGCTTACCAAGTTCTTCGTGAAGACATTGTTGAATGGCGTCTTTTGCCTGGAACAGTTCTGGCTGAAGTCGAACAATCGGAACGGCTTGGCGTTTCCCGAACACCGTTAAGGGAGGCCCTTGGCCGACTAAGCGCTGAGGGTCTCACCCAGGCTGCGGGGGGTCGAGGTGTGGTCGTTACTGACATCTCGTTGGACGACGTCGCTGAACTTTTCGAGCTGCGCGAAATCCTGGAGTGCAGGGCGGCTGCTTTGGCTGCCCAACGGGGCAACCCCAGTGTCTTTGTTTCACTCCATCGGGAACTTCTGGATGCTCCAACGCTCCTCACCGCAGCTGACCCTGCCCGCCACACGTATTACGCCCTGGTTACCCGGTTGGATGAGGCCATCGACTCCTCCATCTCCAACTCCTACCTTGGCCAGGCAATGCGGAGCCTCCGTGTGCACCTCGTGCGGATCCGACGGCTGGCTGCGGAAGACGCCGATCGACTCACGGCCGCAGCGGCAGAGCACGCAGCCATAGCCGAGGCCATTGCCGATGGGAAGCCACGACTGGCCGAAGCGGCCACCACACTCCACTTGCACCGCAGTCTTGCTCATATCAAAGCTACTCACCCCTCACTTTCGAAGGAGCACCATGGTTAA
- a CDS encoding Re/Si-specific NAD(P)(+) transhydrogenase subunit alpha has product MARIGVVAELGRENRVAATPTTVKQLLGLGYEVVVEKGAGESASFRDEAYAEAGATIVGADEAWGSEVVLRINPPTEDEIGRLAVGATLIGSLSPGLRPDLVEALAARPITALALDAVPRISRAQSMDVLSSMANIAGYRAVIEAAHEFGRFFTGQVTAAGKVPPAKVLVAGAGVAGLAAIGAASSLGAIVRATDPRPEVADQVKSIGGTYLKVEVEEEMKSSDGYAKATSEAYNARAAEIYSEQAADVDIIITTALIPGRPAPKLLTAEDVAAMKSGSVIVDMAAGQGGNVEGSVAGERVVSDNGVVILGYTDLPARLPAQASQLYGTNMVNLLKLLTPDKDGQLRIDFDDVVQRSVTVVREGEKTWPPPPVQVSAAPAATTQAPAAASTAPKQKEGLSAGGKAGLFAAGIAALFVVNAVAPAPLPQHFTVLMLSIVVGFYVIGKVHHALHTPLMSVTNAISGIIVVGALLQVTSENIVMQVLAAVAVLLASINIFGGFAVTRRMLAMFSAGKARS; this is encoded by the coding sequence GTGGCACGTATTGGCGTTGTGGCCGAGTTGGGTCGCGAGAACCGGGTGGCGGCGACGCCCACCACCGTGAAGCAGTTGTTGGGGTTGGGTTACGAGGTCGTGGTCGAGAAGGGCGCGGGCGAGTCCGCATCGTTCCGTGATGAAGCCTATGCCGAGGCTGGCGCCACAATCGTGGGGGCGGATGAGGCGTGGGGGTCTGAGGTGGTGTTGCGGATCAACCCGCCCACGGAGGATGAGATCGGCCGTTTGGCCGTGGGGGCGACGCTGATCGGGTCGTTGAGCCCGGGCCTTCGCCCGGACCTGGTGGAGGCACTGGCTGCCCGTCCCATCACGGCTTTGGCGCTGGATGCTGTGCCGCGGATCTCGCGGGCGCAGTCCATGGACGTCCTGAGTTCGATGGCGAACATCGCCGGGTACCGAGCTGTCATCGAGGCCGCGCATGAGTTCGGCAGGTTCTTCACCGGCCAGGTCACGGCGGCGGGCAAGGTCCCGCCGGCGAAGGTCCTGGTCGCCGGCGCCGGAGTTGCCGGGCTGGCGGCGATCGGTGCCGCGTCCAGTCTGGGCGCAATCGTGCGCGCGACGGATCCCCGGCCTGAGGTGGCGGATCAGGTGAAGTCGATCGGTGGTACTTACCTCAAGGTTGAGGTGGAGGAGGAGATGAAGTCCTCCGACGGGTATGCGAAGGCCACGTCCGAGGCGTATAACGCCCGGGCTGCTGAGATTTATTCGGAGCAGGCAGCGGATGTGGACATTATCATCACTACGGCCCTGATCCCGGGGCGTCCGGCGCCGAAGCTGCTCACGGCCGAGGACGTGGCCGCGATGAAGTCCGGCAGCGTGATCGTTGACATGGCCGCGGGTCAGGGCGGGAACGTCGAAGGCTCCGTCGCCGGGGAACGCGTGGTCAGTGACAACGGTGTGGTGATTCTGGGCTATACGGATTTGCCGGCCCGTTTGCCGGCGCAGGCTTCCCAGCTGTACGGGACGAACATGGTGAACCTGCTCAAGCTCCTGACCCCGGACAAGGACGGGCAGCTGCGGATCGACTTTGATGACGTGGTGCAGCGCTCCGTGACGGTGGTCCGGGAGGGGGAGAAGACCTGGCCGCCGCCCCCGGTCCAGGTCTCAGCCGCACCCGCAGCCACTACTCAGGCCCCGGCCGCCGCAAGCACGGCGCCGAAGCAGAAGGAAGGCCTCAGCGCGGGCGGTAAGGCCGGGCTTTTCGCCGCGGGAATCGCTGCTTTGTTTGTGGTTAACGCGGTCGCTCCGGCGCCGCTGCCGCAGCACTTCACGGTGCTGATGCTCTCCATCGTGGTCGGCTTTTACGTCATCGGGAAGGTCCATCACGCCCTGCACACCCCGCTGATGTCCGTCACGAACGCGATCTCGGGGATCATCGTCGTCGGCGCTCTGCTGCAGGTCACCTCCGAAAACATTGTGATGCAGGTCCTCGCCGCCGTCGCGGTGCTGCTGGCCAGCATTAACATTTTCGGCGGCTTCGCTGTCACCCGGCGCATGCTTGCCATGTTCTCGGCCGGGAAGGCGCGTTCATGA
- the pntB gene encoding Re/Si-specific NAD(P)(+) transhydrogenase subunit beta yields the protein MTDAVSGPLTADSIAGAAYIVAALLFILSLAGLSKHEKARAGVVYGITGMVIALAATIWLTLQDAWGIGAGLTGLVLLLAAVLVGGAIGLWRARVVEMTGMPELIALLHSFVGLAAVLVGWNGHLEAPDLSPDLMAIHHAEVFIGVFIGAVTFTGSIVAFLKLSARMKSSPLMLPGKNAINLGALAAFIALTVWYVNDSQLWLLIVVTLLALGLGWHLVASIGGGDMPVVVSMLNSYSGWAAAAAGFLLNNDLLIITGALVGSSGAYLSYIMCKAMNRSFISVIAGGFGIAAPTGADKEYGEHREITAQATAEMLTNASSVVITPGYGLAVAQAQYPVAELAHQLRERGVNVRFGIHPVAGRLPGHMNVLLAEAKVPYDIVLEMDEINEDLGDTSVVLVIGANDTVNPAAAEDPGSPIAGMPVLRVWEADNVIVFKRSMAAGYAGVQNPLFYRDNSQMLFGDAKQRVEDILKAF from the coding sequence ATGACTGACGCCGTCTCCGGTCCGTTGACCGCCGACTCCATTGCAGGGGCGGCCTACATCGTCGCTGCCCTGCTGTTCATCCTCAGCCTCGCCGGGCTGAGCAAGCACGAGAAGGCCCGCGCCGGGGTGGTCTACGGCATCACCGGCATGGTCATCGCCCTCGCCGCGACCATCTGGTTGACCCTCCAGGACGCTTGGGGCATCGGCGCGGGCCTGACCGGCCTGGTCCTGCTCCTGGCCGCAGTCCTGGTTGGCGGGGCCATTGGGCTCTGGCGGGCCAGGGTCGTGGAAATGACCGGCATGCCCGAGCTCATCGCCTTGCTGCACAGCTTCGTGGGCCTCGCCGCGGTCCTTGTCGGCTGGAACGGGCACCTTGAAGCTCCGGACCTGTCCCCGGACCTGATGGCGATCCACCACGCGGAGGTGTTCATCGGCGTGTTCATCGGCGCAGTGACCTTCACCGGCTCGATCGTGGCGTTCCTGAAACTGTCCGCCCGGATGAAGTCCTCGCCGCTGATGCTGCCGGGCAAGAACGCGATCAACCTCGGCGCCCTGGCCGCGTTCATCGCCTTGACCGTCTGGTACGTCAACGACTCCCAGCTCTGGCTTCTTATCGTCGTCACCCTCCTGGCTCTGGGACTGGGCTGGCACCTGGTGGCCTCCATCGGTGGCGGCGACATGCCCGTGGTCGTGTCCATGCTCAACAGCTACTCGGGCTGGGCCGCCGCTGCAGCGGGTTTCCTGCTGAACAATGACCTGCTGATCATCACCGGCGCCCTGGTCGGCTCCTCGGGCGCGTACTTGTCCTACATCATGTGCAAGGCCATGAACCGATCCTTCATCTCCGTGATCGCCGGCGGCTTCGGCATCGCCGCCCCCACCGGCGCGGACAAAGAGTACGGCGAGCACCGCGAAATCACCGCCCAGGCCACCGCGGAAATGCTGACCAACGCCTCCAGCGTGGTCATCACCCCCGGCTACGGCCTGGCCGTCGCCCAGGCCCAATACCCCGTCGCCGAACTCGCCCACCAACTCCGTGAACGCGGCGTGAACGTCAGGTTCGGCATCCACCCCGTCGCCGGCCGCCTGCCCGGGCACATGAACGTCCTCCTCGCCGAAGCCAAAGTCCCATACGACATCGTCCTGGAAATGGACGAAATCAACGAAGACCTCGGCGACACCTCCGTCGTCCTCGTCATCGGCGCGAACGACACCGTCAACCCCGCCGCCGCCGAAGACCCCGGCAGCCCCATCGCCGGAATGCCCGTCCTCCGCGTCTGGGAAGCAGACAACGTCATCGTGTTCAAACGCTCCATGGCAGCCGGCTACGCCGGTGTCCAAAACCCCCTGTTCTACCGGGACAATTCCCAAATGCTCTTCGGCGACGCCAAGCAACGCGTCGAAGACATCCTCAAAGCGTTCTAA
- a CDS encoding plasmid pRiA4b ORF-3 family protein, with amino-acid sequence MDKLEAVTGVGQDSILEVRVKLVDSEPEIWRRFELRGSLALSQVHQVLQAAFGWEDAHLHRFVTSDPFAPLRPVDGEIPEVPQWLPQQGCEEPGDKPEEDCSLDQLLALGHGEAFYEYDFGDSWLHRLELVSRRSVEEGTSPARLIDGARRGPLEDSGGLPGYEEIMDALDDPGHPDHAEHATWVADMTGSDEPFDPAFLDIADVNRTLAQLL; translated from the coding sequence ATGGACAAACTTGAAGCCGTGACCGGCGTTGGACAGGACTCGATCCTGGAGGTTCGGGTGAAGCTGGTCGACAGCGAGCCTGAGATTTGGCGTCGATTCGAGCTCCGGGGCTCGCTGGCTTTGAGTCAGGTACATCAGGTCCTGCAGGCAGCTTTTGGCTGGGAGGACGCGCACCTCCATAGGTTTGTAACCAGCGACCCGTTCGCGCCGCTGCGGCCCGTCGACGGCGAAATTCCGGAAGTCCCGCAGTGGCTTCCACAGCAGGGGTGTGAAGAACCAGGCGACAAGCCTGAGGAGGATTGCTCCCTGGATCAGCTACTCGCGCTGGGCCACGGAGAAGCGTTCTACGAATATGACTTCGGTGACAGCTGGCTTCACCGGCTCGAGCTGGTGTCCCGACGGTCCGTGGAGGAAGGCACGTCGCCGGCCCGCTTGATCGACGGCGCCCGACGGGGCCCGCTCGAGGATTCTGGAGGGTTGCCCGGTTACGAGGAGATCATGGACGCCCTGGACGACCCAGGCCATCCTGACCACGCCGAACACGCTACCTGGGTGGCCGATATGACTGGCTCCGATGAGCCTTTTGACCCTGCGTTCTTGGACATCGCTGATGTGAACCGGACGCTGGCTCAGCTGTTGTGA
- a CDS encoding plasmid pRiA4b ORF-3 family protein, whose amino-acid sequence MLEVRTELVETEPKIWRQSEVRNSLTLDQVHQALQAAFGWDHMHLHRFTADDPCAPLRSAVGDIPETIQWLRTF is encoded by the coding sequence GTGCTGGAGGTTCGCACGGAACTGGTCGAAACCGAGCCAAAGATCTGGCGTCAGTCGGAGGTCCGCAACTCCCTGACCCTGGACCAGGTCCACCAGGCCCTGCAGGCTGCCTTTGGCTGGGATCACATGCACCTGCACCGGTTTACAGCCGATGACCCCTGCGCGCCGCTGCGGTCGGCGGTTGGTGACATTCCGGAGACTATCCAATGGCTTCGAACCTTTTGA
- a CDS encoding recombinase family protein has product MVGQRIGYVRVSTLDQNEKRQLEGQVLDRVYTDKASGRDTARPQLAELLRFARDGDAVVVHSMDRLARNLDDLRALVQCLTGRGVRVEFVKENLVFTGEDSPMANLMLSVMGAFAEFERALIRERQREGIALARQRGAYKGRKKTLTPERAAELVKRAGSGVPKVVLARDYGISRETVYQYIRLANGVNPKPLPTT; this is encoded by the coding sequence ATGGTCGGTCAGCGCATTGGATACGTCCGCGTGAGCACACTAGACCAAAACGAGAAACGACAACTCGAGGGCCAAGTTCTCGACCGTGTCTACACGGACAAAGCCTCGGGCAGGGACACGGCAAGACCACAACTCGCAGAGCTTCTGAGGTTCGCCCGCGACGGGGATGCCGTGGTCGTGCACAGCATGGACCGGCTCGCCCGCAACCTCGATGACCTGCGCGCGCTGGTCCAATGCCTGACAGGCAGAGGCGTGCGAGTGGAGTTCGTCAAAGAAAACCTGGTCTTCACCGGCGAGGACTCGCCCATGGCCAACCTCATGCTCTCCGTCATGGGCGCCTTCGCAGAATTCGAACGCGCCCTCATCAGAGAACGCCAGCGCGAAGGCATTGCCCTTGCCCGGCAACGGGGCGCCTACAAGGGGCGCAAGAAGACCCTCACTCCGGAACGGGCTGCCGAACTGGTCAAGCGCGCCGGCAGCGGAGTCCCGAAAGTCGTCCTCGCCCGCGATTACGGAATCAGCCGAGAAACGGTTTACCAATACATTCGGCTCGCAAACGGAGTAAATCCAAAACCCCTTCCAACCACATAG
- a CDS encoding DUF6036 family nucleotidyltransferase, translating into MRPGRRASYGPDDIRELLLELSRRLQAWGGAADIYLVGGAAIAVEFDSRRSTTDIDAVYLPEQTVQEIATEMASDVGLDPRWLNNAARAYIPDGEDSEAAEVAIADNLMLRVASPRFLLAMKLAAGRDRDIPDIAVLCRTLNIKTAEAAVDVAIELYGEDSMQLSDRDDLLLVAQEALDSFR; encoded by the coding sequence ATGAGACCGGGCCGCCGGGCATCCTACGGACCAGACGACATTCGAGAGCTGCTGTTGGAGCTGTCCCGCCGGCTTCAGGCCTGGGGTGGGGCCGCTGATATCTATCTCGTCGGCGGAGCCGCCATCGCTGTCGAGTTCGACTCCCGACGCTCCACCACAGACATCGACGCGGTGTACTTGCCGGAGCAGACAGTGCAGGAGATCGCCACGGAAATGGCTTCCGACGTCGGCCTTGATCCGCGGTGGCTGAACAACGCCGCACGGGCGTACATACCTGACGGCGAGGACTCAGAGGCAGCGGAAGTGGCAATCGCCGACAACCTCATGTTGCGCGTCGCATCACCGAGGTTCCTGCTGGCCATGAAGCTGGCAGCCGGCCGTGACCGGGACATCCCGGATATTGCAGTGCTCTGTCGGACGCTGAACATCAAGACCGCCGAAGCCGCCGTCGACGTAGCGATCGAGCTGTACGGCGAGGATTCAATGCAGCTCAGTGACCGGGACGATCTGCTTCTCGTCGCCCAGGAGGCCCTGGACAGTTTTCGATGA
- a CDS encoding helix-turn-helix domain-containing protein: MKSIQDARELGEQVKRHRVHAGLSQEALARTTGVSRSTIIDLEQGRNVSISTALKVLSQLGTGLSIPGTLPEADLYWTAESAAREIRRELRNGDPDFAMRVLSMAANYFDDLTPDGRRQFLSLRPSSTGRKRWDALLARTFAYKCHQHGMEEPDWTSTPPLESKWYATPRKHASHAWKLRMAQRTPVEFAEANIVFDPANLAAA; encoded by the coding sequence ATGAAGTCGATTCAGGATGCGCGGGAACTCGGCGAGCAGGTTAAACGCCATCGCGTCCATGCCGGCCTGTCCCAGGAGGCTCTGGCCCGCACTACAGGAGTCAGCCGTTCAACCATCATTGATCTTGAACAGGGCCGGAATGTCTCCATCAGCACCGCGCTGAAGGTCCTTTCGCAACTGGGTACCGGTCTAAGCATCCCGGGGACCCTTCCGGAAGCGGACCTGTACTGGACTGCGGAATCGGCGGCCCGTGAAATTAGACGGGAACTGCGGAACGGCGATCCGGACTTTGCCATGCGGGTGCTTTCCATGGCGGCCAACTACTTTGACGATCTGACACCGGACGGCCGCAGGCAATTCCTGAGTCTGCGGCCTTCGTCCACGGGCCGCAAGCGGTGGGATGCCCTGCTGGCCAGGACCTTCGCGTACAAGTGCCACCAGCACGGGATGGAAGAGCCGGACTGGACCAGCACGCCGCCCTTGGAGTCGAAATGGTATGCGACCCCACGCAAGCATGCTTCCCATGCCTGGAAGCTACGCATGGCGCAGCGGACGCCCGTTGAATTCGCCGAAGCAAACATCGTCTTCGATCCAGCCAACCTGGCCGCGGCATGA
- a CDS encoding ABC transporter ATP-binding protein, producing MTDTTALLEVNDLGHTYGSGPTAHVALKNMNFSIARGELVAIVGPSGAGKTTLLKAVSGLMPSTEGQVKMLGKVVTSVPKELAIVFQDYSRSLYPWMSVAKNVMFPLKELKLDKAERESRVEKSLTQVGLKGFADRYPWQLSGGMQQRVAIARALAYQPEVLLMDEPFASVDAQTRSDLEDLVLKLKTDLGMTILFVTHDVDESVYLSDRVLVLSSNPASVIANLPVALPWPRDQISTKERPEFVSTRGEVARMIRASSDEMKSRR from the coding sequence ATGACAGACACGACCGCCCTTCTAGAAGTCAATGATCTCGGCCACACGTACGGCTCTGGTCCGACAGCGCACGTCGCCTTGAAGAATATGAACTTTTCGATTGCCCGCGGCGAACTTGTGGCCATTGTGGGTCCTTCAGGAGCGGGAAAAACGACATTGCTTAAGGCAGTGTCCGGACTTATGCCTTCGACTGAAGGCCAGGTGAAGATGCTCGGTAAAGTCGTGACCTCAGTTCCTAAGGAACTGGCGATCGTGTTCCAAGACTACAGCCGGTCACTCTACCCCTGGATGTCAGTAGCCAAGAACGTTATGTTTCCGCTCAAAGAGCTGAAGCTGGACAAAGCGGAGCGCGAATCGAGGGTGGAAAAGAGCCTGACCCAGGTGGGACTCAAGGGATTCGCAGACCGTTACCCGTGGCAGCTTTCAGGAGGCATGCAGCAACGCGTCGCCATCGCCCGGGCTTTGGCCTACCAGCCTGAAGTTCTTCTAATGGATGAGCCCTTTGCCTCCGTGGACGCTCAAACCCGTTCAGATCTCGAAGATCTCGTCCTGAAGCTCAAAACCGATCTTGGAATGACAATCCTGTTCGTCACTCACGACGTGGACGAAAGCGTGTATCTCTCGGACCGAGTCCTCGTCCTGTCATCGAACCCGGCCAGCGTAATCGCGAACCTCCCAGTCGCCCTCCCGTGGCCTCGTGACCAGATATCAACGAAGGAACGTCCCGAATTCGTATCCACCCGCGGCGAGGTAGCCCGAATGATCCGTGCTTCCAGCGATGAAATGAAATCTCGACGCTGA
- a CDS encoding ABC transporter permease, translated as MTLISTKIGRKGGSNNRKRGSFKSSETLIGIAAVLLFILAWQLVTTAVRFPYFPPPSRIIANAVSRWFDGPWYMLWVGPNAATQLLPSIERLLAGWAIAVIVGIAVGFAIGLLPRFARYVEPPMTFVRNLPPTALIPVFLLILGVGDSMKIIFISSTVVWPILLNTIDGVQSVDQTQLSTARSYGIRRSRVLSHIILPSALPKIFAALRISLSLALILMVISEMVAATNGIGFEILKGQRTFRIVDMWSGIIVLSVLGFLLNQIVQLIEHRALRWHRGARNNG; from the coding sequence ATGACGCTCATCTCTACAAAAATTGGCCGCAAAGGCGGGTCGAACAACCGCAAACGCGGCAGCTTCAAAAGTTCAGAAACACTCATCGGGATTGCTGCGGTGCTGCTCTTCATCCTTGCCTGGCAACTCGTAACTACTGCCGTGCGGTTCCCCTACTTCCCGCCGCCTTCTAGGATCATCGCAAATGCCGTCTCCCGATGGTTCGACGGGCCGTGGTACATGCTCTGGGTCGGACCCAACGCCGCAACCCAATTGCTTCCCAGCATCGAGCGGCTCCTTGCCGGCTGGGCAATCGCGGTCATCGTCGGTATTGCGGTCGGTTTTGCAATCGGTCTGCTGCCGCGTTTCGCGCGGTATGTGGAGCCGCCGATGACCTTCGTCAGGAACCTCCCGCCGACTGCGCTGATCCCGGTTTTCCTTCTGATCCTGGGGGTCGGAGATTCGATGAAGATCATCTTCATCTCCTCTACCGTCGTCTGGCCGATCCTGCTGAACACTATTGACGGCGTCCAATCAGTAGATCAGACCCAGCTCTCAACGGCGCGCTCATACGGCATACGACGCAGTCGGGTGCTGTCACACATCATCCTTCCGTCAGCGCTACCCAAGATTTTCGCTGCGCTGAGGATAAGCCTCTCCCTGGCCCTCATATTGATGGTGATATCAGAAATGGTTGCAGCTACAAATGGCATCGGTTTTGAAATTCTCAAGGGCCAGCGCACCTTCAGAATTGTTGACATGTGGTCAGGCATCATCGTGTTGAGCGTGCTCGGCTTCCTACTCAACCAGATCGTGCAACTCATAGAACACCGCGCACTACGCTGGCACAGAGGAGCAAGAAACAATGGCTAA
- a CDS encoding ABC transporter permease — MAILLILEIAIRFNVIDNSYFPPPSLVIGRCAELLTDALFLRDVGTTAWATVVGLAVAMLISIPLGIIMGSSRIAYAASRGIVELLRPIPSVALIPLAILLYGGGLNMKVSLIVYASVWPILFNAIYGAHDVEPLAKDTARSFGVNRLGTLWKVTLPHAAPFIATGVRVSAAIALVLAISAEFLAGGSGGLGSWMLKVSSVSGETGLIFAGITIAGLMGLALNGLLALVERRLFPWHHLMQEKNK; from the coding sequence TTGGCTATCCTCCTGATTCTTGAAATAGCAATACGTTTTAATGTCATTGATAACAGCTATTTTCCGCCACCCTCACTGGTTATCGGCCGCTGCGCTGAGCTGCTGACGGATGCACTCTTCCTGAGGGATGTGGGCACGACGGCATGGGCAACCGTGGTGGGTTTGGCCGTGGCAATGCTGATCTCAATTCCTCTGGGAATCATCATGGGATCATCGAGAATCGCTTACGCCGCGTCACGCGGAATCGTTGAGCTCCTCAGGCCTATCCCATCAGTCGCGCTCATCCCGCTTGCAATTCTCCTTTACGGCGGGGGACTGAATATGAAGGTCTCGCTCATTGTCTACGCCTCTGTGTGGCCTATCCTCTTCAACGCCATCTATGGGGCGCACGATGTTGAGCCGCTGGCCAAGGACACTGCCCGAAGCTTCGGCGTTAACCGGCTAGGCACCTTGTGGAAGGTAACCCTCCCACACGCTGCACCGTTCATCGCCACCGGAGTCCGTGTCTCCGCGGCAATCGCCCTGGTGCTCGCCATCAGCGCAGAGTTCCTTGCCGGAGGCAGCGGCGGTTTAGGCTCCTGGATGCTCAAGGTAAGTTCCGTCAGTGGCGAGACCGGCCTTATTTTTGCAGGCATCACCATAGCCGGACTAATGGGCCTGGCACTTAACGGACTGCTCGCCTTAGTCGAGCGACGGCTGTTTCCCTGGCACCATCTCATGCAGGAGAAGAACAAATGA